One window of Burkholderia cepacia GG4 genomic DNA carries:
- a CDS encoding VOC family protein, translated as MVKFQPDGWHTVTPRIVVPDPEHLVAFIRSVFHAQGEFRPGLPAELRIGDSVVMVSGGDGVRDAMPAFLYVYVENADSTYRRALGANAISLEAPADMPYGDRRAMVRDPWGNTWQIATHRRDLSTAEIRSRLPDGG; from the coding sequence ATGGTCAAGTTCCAGCCCGACGGGTGGCATACCGTCACGCCTCGGATCGTCGTGCCCGATCCCGAGCACCTGGTCGCCTTCATCAGGTCGGTGTTTCACGCGCAAGGCGAATTCCGCCCCGGACTGCCTGCCGAACTCCGGATCGGCGATTCCGTCGTGATGGTGAGCGGCGGAGACGGCGTTCGCGATGCGATGCCGGCGTTCCTGTACGTCTACGTCGAGAACGCCGATTCGACCTATCGGCGAGCGCTTGGCGCGAATGCAATTTCGCTCGAAGCGCCGGCCGACATGCCATACGGCGACAGACGAGCGATGGTCAGGGATCCGTGGGGAAACACCTGGCAGATCGCCACGCACCGGCGCGACCTGTCGACTGCCGAGATCCGGTCGCGGCTGCCCGACGGCGGGTAG
- a CDS encoding cyanate transporter, translating to MTDPGTAQAVPRPHAASVAYGALALLVLAGLNLRPFLTAFGPVLDLVRADTGLGFRAAALLTTLPFVLMGVVAGIGVGLARRIGEQRALSTALALIAAGCTARLWTGSSTGLVVTAIVAGAGVAVVQSLAPGLAKRWFVGRLPLAMGLYSAALVGGGAFGAVASPWLAAHGGWRLSLSVWALPALVTLALWRAKAPRDTVQAAAAAAPVSAFVRIPRAWQLALFFGLSNSGYASLVAWLAAFYRSVGMSPQASGNLLAWMALFQAVGALAMPLLAKRSHDRRPVLWLTLALQAAGFVGFATMPALAPWMWVASVGLGLGGFFSMSLIVTLDHLPDARLAGALAAFVQGVGFLTVAASPWLIGWLRDAGGGFAIAWWMHIGVIASMAALNAAFSPASYRRSMARLTGAAH from the coding sequence ATGACCGACCCCGGCACCGCGCAAGCCGTTCCCCGCCCGCACGCGGCTTCCGTGGCCTATGGCGCGCTCGCGCTGCTCGTGCTGGCCGGCCTCAACCTGCGCCCGTTCCTGACCGCGTTCGGCCCCGTGCTCGACCTCGTGCGCGCCGACACGGGCCTCGGCTTTCGGGCGGCCGCGCTGCTGACCACGCTGCCGTTCGTGCTGATGGGCGTCGTCGCCGGCATCGGCGTCGGACTCGCGCGGCGCATCGGCGAGCAGCGCGCGCTGAGCACCGCGCTGGCGCTGATTGCCGCGGGTTGCACCGCGCGCCTGTGGACCGGCAGCAGCACCGGCCTGGTCGTCACGGCGATCGTCGCGGGCGCGGGCGTCGCGGTGGTCCAGTCGCTCGCGCCCGGCCTCGCGAAACGCTGGTTCGTCGGCCGGCTGCCGCTCGCGATGGGCCTCTATTCGGCCGCGCTGGTCGGCGGCGGCGCGTTCGGCGCGGTCGCGAGCCCGTGGCTCGCCGCGCATGGCGGCTGGCGTCTGTCGCTGTCGGTGTGGGCCCTGCCCGCGCTCGTCACGCTCGCTCTGTGGCGGGCGAAGGCGCCGCGCGACACCGTGCAGGCGGCAGCAGCAGCGGCGCCCGTCAGCGCGTTCGTGCGGATTCCGCGCGCATGGCAGCTCGCGCTGTTCTTCGGCCTCAGCAACAGCGGCTACGCGAGCCTCGTCGCGTGGCTGGCCGCGTTCTATCGCAGCGTCGGCATGAGCCCGCAGGCAAGCGGCAACCTGCTCGCGTGGATGGCGTTGTTCCAGGCGGTAGGCGCGCTCGCGATGCCGTTGCTCGCGAAGCGTTCGCACGATCGCCGCCCGGTGCTGTGGCTCACGCTCGCGCTGCAGGCGGCCGGCTTCGTCGGCTTCGCGACGATGCCCGCGCTCGCACCGTGGATGTGGGTCGCGAGCGTCGGCCTCGGGCTCGGCGGCTTCTTCTCGATGAGCCTGATCGTCACGCTCGACCACCTGCCCGATGCGCGGCTCGCGGGCGCGCTCGCCGCGTTCGTGCAAGGCGTCGGCTTCCTGACCGTCGCGGCAAGCCCCTGGCTGATCGGCTGGCTGCGCGACGCGGGCGGCGGCTTCGCGATCGCGTGGTGGATGCATATCGGCGTGATCGCGTCGATGGCCGCGTTGAACGCCGCGTTCTCCCCCGCCAGCTATCGGCGCAGCATGGCGCGCCTCACCGGCGCCGCGCACTGA
- a CDS encoding methyl-accepting chemotaxis protein, with protein MRKLTIRGGLVATVTGYTVLLVLVVGACIAALYAGNGSLEAMYRDDTASLLHLKTSSERMLVLRERVSDVAQIISAGQPAKAEIAQLHTLLQQSDDELDAYARLHVRDAGEQTLFDTLRNRRRTLLDQVFLKALSQLDHDNAFDFLDTHRTAPPALFAAYQEAIDALETFQVARQKARYDAAGERFQRIVWTMAAVAALALVVGFVAQRVLTKAIIAPIHLAVAHFDRISKGDLTGTVVIPGENEMAYLLHALKRMQDGLVDTVNQVRTSTETIVGDVRTIASGNVDLSARTEQQAVSLQQAAASVEQLTATVRQNADNARDARTYAAGAAGIATRGGDAMQRVVETMSAISHSAARISGIVGVIESIAFQTNILALNAAVEAARAGEQGRGFAVVATEVRGLAQRCAAAAKEIRELIGNSTQRVEDGSGLVALAGSAMTELVAAVERVNAIMGETSIAFDEQSAGIEQVNAAVIQMEQTMQRNAALVEEAAAAALSLEDQGARLSDAVAQFRLREAAA; from the coding sequence ATGCGAAAACTCACTATCCGCGGTGGCCTCGTCGCCACCGTCACCGGCTATACCGTGCTGCTCGTGCTGGTCGTCGGCGCCTGCATCGCCGCGCTCTACGCCGGCAACGGCTCGCTCGAGGCGATGTACCGCGACGACACCGCGTCGCTGCTGCACCTGAAAACCAGCTCGGAACGCATGCTCGTGCTACGCGAACGCGTGAGCGACGTCGCGCAGATCATCAGCGCCGGCCAGCCTGCCAAGGCGGAAATCGCGCAGCTCCATACGCTCCTCCAGCAGAGCGACGACGAACTGGACGCGTACGCGCGCCTGCATGTACGCGACGCCGGCGAGCAGACCCTGTTCGACACGCTTCGCAATCGCCGCCGCACGCTGCTCGACCAAGTGTTCCTGAAGGCGCTGTCGCAACTCGACCACGACAACGCATTCGACTTCCTCGACACGCACCGCACTGCACCGCCGGCGCTGTTCGCCGCCTACCAGGAAGCGATCGACGCGCTCGAAACGTTCCAGGTCGCTCGCCAGAAGGCCCGCTACGATGCGGCCGGCGAGCGCTTTCAGCGGATCGTGTGGACCATGGCGGCGGTGGCCGCGCTCGCGCTGGTCGTCGGCTTCGTTGCGCAGCGCGTGCTCACGAAGGCGATCATCGCGCCGATCCATCTCGCCGTCGCGCATTTCGACCGGATCTCGAAAGGCGACCTGACCGGCACGGTCGTCATTCCCGGTGAAAACGAAATGGCGTACCTGTTGCATGCGCTGAAGCGGATGCAGGACGGTCTCGTCGACACCGTGAACCAGGTGCGCACGAGCACGGAGACGATCGTCGGCGACGTCCGCACGATCGCGAGCGGCAACGTCGATCTTTCCGCGCGCACCGAGCAGCAGGCGGTATCGCTGCAGCAGGCCGCGGCGAGCGTGGAGCAGCTGACCGCAACCGTACGCCAGAACGCGGACAACGCGCGCGATGCACGCACTTATGCAGCGGGCGCGGCCGGCATCGCAACGAGGGGCGGAGACGCGATGCAGCGCGTCGTCGAAACGATGTCGGCGATATCACACAGCGCCGCGCGAATCTCCGGCATCGTCGGCGTGATCGAGAGCATCGCGTTCCAGACGAACATCCTCGCATTGAACGCCGCCGTCGAGGCGGCACGCGCGGGCGAACAGGGGCGCGGCTTCGCGGTAGTCGCAACCGAGGTGCGCGGGCTCGCGCAGCGCTGCGCGGCGGCGGCGAAGGAAATCCGCGAACTCATCGGCAATTCGACGCAACGCGTCGAAGACGGCAGCGGTCTCGTTGCGCTCGCAGGTTCGGCAATGACCGAGCTCGTCGCCGCGGTCGAGCGTGTGAACGCGATCATGGGCGAAACGAGCATCGCGTTCGACGAGCAGTCGGCCGGTATCGAGCAGGTGAATGCCGCCGTGATCCAGATGGAGCAGACGATGCAGCGCAACGCCGCGCTGGTCGAGGAAGCGGCCGCCGCGGCGCTGTCGCTCGAGGATCAGGGCGCGCGGCTGAGCGATGCCGTCGCGCAATTCCGTCTTCGCGAAGCGGCGGCGTAA
- a CDS encoding ABC transporter substrate-binding protein codes for MKKLVIAVALALTAGAAAAKDPAVLRLGVDPSYAPFESLAPDGKLVGFDIDLGNAICERMKVRCVWVENAFDGMIPALKARKFDGVLSSMSVTEKRLTQIAFTDKINNVPPRLVARRGSNLQPTAESLAGKSVGVEQGSTQETYARTYWEPKGVIVRTYQTQDLVYQDLISGRLDASLQSSVQADLGFLKTAKGANFEFAGPALHDPKTLGVGSAIGMRKDDDALRTQINQALASLIQDGTYQRIAKKYFSFDIYN; via the coding sequence ATGAAAAAACTCGTCATCGCCGTCGCGCTCGCGCTGACGGCAGGCGCCGCTGCCGCGAAAGATCCGGCGGTCCTGCGCCTCGGCGTCGATCCCAGCTACGCGCCGTTCGAATCGCTCGCGCCGGACGGCAAGCTCGTCGGCTTCGACATCGATCTCGGCAACGCGATCTGCGAACGCATGAAGGTGCGCTGCGTGTGGGTCGAGAACGCATTCGACGGGATGATCCCGGCGCTGAAGGCGCGCAAGTTCGACGGCGTGCTGTCGTCGATGAGCGTGACCGAGAAGCGCCTCACGCAGATCGCGTTCACGGACAAGATCAACAACGTGCCGCCGCGCCTCGTCGCGCGGCGCGGCTCGAACCTGCAGCCGACGGCCGAGTCGCTCGCCGGCAAGAGCGTCGGCGTCGAGCAGGGGTCGACGCAGGAAACCTATGCGCGCACGTACTGGGAACCGAAAGGTGTGATCGTGCGCACGTACCAGACCCAGGATCTCGTCTATCAGGATTTGATTTCCGGTCGCCTCGACGCATCGCTGCAGTCGTCGGTGCAGGCCGATCTCGGGTTCCTGAAGACCGCGAAGGGCGCGAACTTCGAATTCGCGGGGCCGGCGCTGCATGATCCGAAGACGCTTGGCGTCGGCTCGGCGATCGGCATGCGCAAGGACGACGACGCGCTCCGTACGCAGATCAACCAGGCGCTCGCGAGCCTGATTCAGGACGGGACGTATCAGCGGATCGCAAAGAAGTATTTCTCGTTCGATATCTATAACTGA